A window of the Canis lupus baileyi chromosome 8, mCanLup2.hap1, whole genome shotgun sequence genome harbors these coding sequences:
- the ATXN2L gene encoding ataxin-2-like protein isoform X10, protein MLKPQPPQQTSQPQQPPPTQQAVARRPPGGTSPPNGGLPGPLASASAPPGPPAAASPCLGPAAAAGSGLRRGAEGILAPQPPPPQQQHQERPGAAAIGSARGQSTGKGPPPSPVFEGVYNNSRMLHFLTAVVGSTCDVKVKNGTIYEGIFKTLSSKFELAVDAVHRKASEPAGGPRREDIVDTMVFKPSDVMLVHFRNVDFNYATKDKFTDSAIAMNSKVNGEHKEKVLQRWEGGDSNSDDYDLESDMSNGWDPNEMFKFNEENYGVKTTYDSSLSSYTVPLEKDNSEEFRQRELRAAQLAREIESSPQYRLRIAMENDDGRTEEEKHSAVQRQGSGRESPSLASREGKYIPLPQRVREGPRGGVRCSSSRGGRPGLSSLPPRGPHHLDSSSPGPGSETRGINGGPSRMSPKAQRPLRGGAKTLSSPSSRPSGEASVPPPPAAFPFLAVGRMYPPRSPKSAAPAPISASCPEPPVVGSAVPTSSASIPVTSSVVDPGVGSISPASPKISLAPTDVKELPAKEPGRTLESQELSRIAGKVPGLQNEQKRFQLEELRKFGAQFKLQSSSSPETSLDPFPPRILKEDAKGKEKEVDGLLTSEPVGSPVSSKTESVSDKEDKPPLPPAGGTEGPEQPPPPCPSQTGSPPVGLIKGDDKDEGPVAEQVKKSTLNPNAKEFNPTKPLLSVNKSTSTPTSPGPRTHSTPSIPVLTAGQSGLYSPQYISYIPQIHMGPAVQAPQMYPYPVSNSVPGQQGKYRGAKGSLPPQRSDQHQPASAPPMMQAAAAAGPPLVAATPYSSYIPYTPQQFPGQPAMMQPMAHYPSQPVFAPMLQSNPRMLTSGSHPQAIVSSSTPQYPSAEQPTPQALYATVHQSYPHHATQLHAHQPQPATTPTGSQPQSQHAAPSPVQHQAGQAPHLGSGQPQQNLYHPGALTGTPPSLPPGPSAQSPQSSFPQPAAVYAIHAHQQLPHGFTNMAHVTQAHVQTGITAAPPPHPGAPHPPQVMLLHPPQSHGGPPQGAVPQSGVPALSASTPSPYPYIGHPQVQSHPSQQLPFHPPGN, encoded by the exons ATGTTGAAGCCTCAGCCGCCACAACAGACCTCCCAGCCCCAGCAGCCGCCCCCCACGCAACAGGCCGTGGCCCGCCGGCCTCCCGGGGGTACCAGCCCTCCCAACGGCGGCCTCCCGGGGCCCTTGGCCTCCGCCTCGGCTCCCCCAGGGCCTCCCGCGGCCGCttctccctgcctggggcctgcagcCGCCGCCGGGAGCGGGCTCCGCCGGGGAGCCGAGGGCATCTTggcgccgcagccgccgccgccgcagcagcAACatcaggagaggccaggggcagcGGCTATCGGCAGCGCCAG GGGACAAAGCACAGGAAAGGGACCCCCACCATCACCG GTGTTCGAGGGTGTCTACAACAATTCCAGAATGCTGCATTTTCTTACAGCTGTTGTG GGCTCCACTTGTGATGTAAAGGTGAAGAATGGTACCATATATGAAGGTATCTTCAAGACTCTGAGCTCAAAG TTTGAACTAGCAGTAGACGCTGTACACCGGAAAGCATCTGAGCCAGCAGGTGGCCCTCGTCGGGAAGACATTGTAGACACAATGGTGTTTAAGCCAAGCGATGTCATGCTTGTCCACTTCCGGAATGTTGACTTCAATTATGCTACTAAAG ACAAGTTCACTGATTCAGCTATTGCCATGAACTCAAAGGTGAATGGGGAGCACAAAGAGAAGGTGCTTCAGCGCTGGGAAGGGGGCGACAGCAACAGCGATGACTATGACCTCGAGTCTGACATG TCCAACGGATGGGACCCCAATGAAATGTTCAAGTTCAACGAGGAGAACTATGGTGTGAAGACCACCTATGATAGCAGTCTTTCTTCTTACAC GGTACCCTTGGAGAAGGACAACTCGGAAGAGTTTCGTCAGCGGGAGCTGCGTGCAGCCCAATTGGCTCGAGAGATTGAATCAAGCCCCCAGTACCGCCTGCGGATCGCCATGGAGAACGATGATGGACGCACTGAAGAGGAGAAGCATAGTGCAGTCCAGCGGCAGGGTTCAGGACGAGAGAGCCCCAGCCTGGCATCTAG GGAGGGAAAATATATCCCTCTACCCCAACGAGTTCGGGAAGGTCCTCGGGGAGGAGTTCGATGCAGTAGTTCCCGGGGTGGCCGGCCTGGCCTTAGCTCTCTGCCGCCTCGTGGCCCTCACCACCTTGACAGTAGCAGTCCTGGCCCAGGTTCTGAGACACGTGGTATCAATGGAG gcccTTCCCGCATGTCCCCTAAGGCACAGCGGCCTCTGAGAGGTGGTGCCAAGACTCTGTCTTCACCCAGCAGTAGGCCTTCTGGAGAAGCTTCTGTTCCACCTCCTCCTGCAG CTTTCCCTTTTCTTGCAGTGGGCCGGATGTACCCCCCGCGCTCTCCCAAGTCGGCTGCCCCTGCCCCAATCTCAGCTTCCTGTCCTGAGCCCCCCGTCGTCGGCTCAGCAGTACCGACCTCTTCAGCTTCCATCCCTGTGACGTCATCGGTTGTGGATCCTGGGGTAGGCTCCATTTCCCCAGCTTCTCCAAAGATCTCATTGGCCCCCACAGATG TAAAAGAACTTCCAGCCAAGGAACCTGGGAGAACTCTGGAGTCCCAGGAGCTGTCCCGGATAGCTGGGAAAG TCCCTGGCCTTCAGAATGAACAGAAACGCTTTCAACTGGAAGAGCTGAGAAAGTTTGGGGCCCAATTTAAG CTGCAGTCCAGTAGCTCCCCTGAGACCAGCCTGGATCCTTTTCCTCCCCGGATCTTAAAGGAGGATgccaaagggaaagagaaggaggttGATGGTCTGTTGACTTCAGAGCCAGTGGGGTCCCCGGTCTCCTCCAAGACGGAGTCTGTATCGGATAAAGAGGACAAGCCGCCCCTGCCACCAGCAGGAGGCACTGAGGGGCCAGAGCAGCCCCCGCCACCTTGCCCAAGCCAAACTGGCAGCCCCCCAGTGGGCCTCATCAAGGGAGACGACAAGGATGAGGGCCCGGTTGCTGA ACAAGTGAAGAAATCAACACTGAACCCCAACGCCAAGGAGTTCAATCCCACAAAGCCTCTGCTGTCTGTG AATAAATCGACCAGTACCCCAACTTCTCCGGGGCCCCGAACTCATTCAACTCCCTCTATCCCGGTGCTGACAGCAGGCCAGAGTGGGCTCTATAGCCCCCAGTACATTTCTTACATACCTCAGATCCATATGGGACCAGCTGTTCAG GCACCTCAGATGTATCCATATCCTGTATCCAACTCTGTGCCTGGACAGCAGGGCAAGTACCGGGGAGCAAAAG gctccctgcccccccagcGCTCGGACCAACACCAGCCAGCCTCAGCCCCTCCGATGATGCAGGCCGCCGCTGCTGCTGGCCCACCTCTGGTGGCTGCCACACCTTACTCTTCCTACATCCCTTATACCCCGCAGCAGTTCCCAGGCCAGCCTGCCATGATGCAGCCCATGGCCCACTACCCTTCGCAG CCGGTGTTTGCCCCCATGCTTCAAAGCAACCCACGCATGCTGACTTCGGGGAGCCATCCCCAGGCCATTGTGTCGTCCTCCACTCCTCAGTACCCTTCTGCAGAGCAGCCCACCCCCCAAGCCCTCTATG CCACTGTTCACCAGTCCTATCCACACCATGCCACGCAGCTCCATGCCCACCAGCCGCAGCCGGCCACCACGCCTACTGGGAGCCAGCCGCAGTCCCAGCATGCGGCCCCCAGTCCCGTCCAG CACCAGGCGGGGCAGGCCCCACACCTGGGCAGTGGACAGCCACAGCAGAATCTgtaccacccaggggccctgacaGGCACGCCGCCTTCTCTGCCACCGGGACCTTCTGCCCAGTCCCCTCAGAGCAGCTTCCCCCAACCAGCCGCTGTGTATGCCATCCATGCCCACCAGCAGCTGCCCCACGGCTTCACCAACATGGCCCATGTTACCCAG GCCCATGTCCAAACTGGAATCacagcagccccgccccctcaccctggggctccccacccgccccaggtgatgctgctgcacCCACCCCAGAGCCATGGGGGCCCCCCCCAAGGCGCGGTGCCCCAGAGTGGGGTGCCTGCACTCTCAGCTTCCACACCCTCACCCTATCCCTACATCGGACACCCCCAAG TTCAATCTCATCCCTCCCAGcagctccccttccaccccccggGGAACTGA
- the ATXN2L gene encoding ataxin-2-like protein isoform X12, with protein MLKPQPPQQTSQPQQPPPTQQAVARRPPGGTSPPNGGLPGPLASASAPPGPPAAASPCLGPAAAAGSGLRRGAEGILAPQPPPPQQQHQERPGAAAIGSARGQSTGKGPPPSPVFEGVYNNSRMLHFLTAVVGSTCDVKVKNGTIYEGIFKTLSSKFELAVDAVHRKASEPAGGPRREDIVDTMVFKPSDVMLVHFRNVDFNYATKDKFTDSAIAMNSKVNGEHKEKVLQRWEGGDSNSDDYDLESDMSNGWDPNEMFKFNEENYGVKTTYDSSLSSYTVPLEKDNSEEFRQRELRAAQLAREIESSPQYRLRIAMENDDGRTEEEKHSAVQRQGSGRESPSLASREGKYIPLPQRVREGPRGGVRCSSSRGGRPGLSSLPPRGPHHLDSSSPGPGSETRGINGGPSRMSPKAQRPLRGGAKTLSSPSSRPSGEASVPPPPAVGRMYPPRSPKSAAPAPISASCPEPPVVGSAVPTSSASIPVTSSVVDPGVGSISPASPKISLAPTDVKELPAKEPGRTLESQELSRIAGKVPGLQNEQKRFQLEELRKFGAQFKLQSSSSPETSLDPFPPRILKEDAKGKEKEVDGLLTSEPVGSPVSSKTESVSDKEDKPPLPPAGGTEGPEQPPPPCPSQTGSPPVGLIKGDDKDEGPVAEQVKKSTLNPNAKEFNPTKPLLSVNKSTSTPTSPGPRTHSTPSIPVLTAGQSGLYSPQYISYIPQIHMGPAVQAPQMYPYPVSNSVPGQQGKYRGAKGSLPPQRSDQHQPASAPPMMQAAAAAGPPLVAATPYSSYIPYTPQQFPGQPAMMQPMAHYPSQPVFAPMLQSNPRMLTSGSHPQAIVSSSTPQYPSAEQPTPQALYATVHQSYPHHATQLHAHQPQPATTPTGSQPQSQHAAPSPVQHQAGQAPHLGSGQPQQNLYHPGALTGTPPSLPPGPSAQSPQSSFPQPAAVYAIHAHQQLPHGFTNMAHVTQAHVQTGITAAPPPHPGAPHPPQVMLLHPPQSHGGPPQGAVPQSGVPALSASTPSPYPYIGHPQVQSHPSQQLPFHPPGN; from the exons ATGTTGAAGCCTCAGCCGCCACAACAGACCTCCCAGCCCCAGCAGCCGCCCCCCACGCAACAGGCCGTGGCCCGCCGGCCTCCCGGGGGTACCAGCCCTCCCAACGGCGGCCTCCCGGGGCCCTTGGCCTCCGCCTCGGCTCCCCCAGGGCCTCCCGCGGCCGCttctccctgcctggggcctgcagcCGCCGCCGGGAGCGGGCTCCGCCGGGGAGCCGAGGGCATCTTggcgccgcagccgccgccgccgcagcagcAACatcaggagaggccaggggcagcGGCTATCGGCAGCGCCAG GGGACAAAGCACAGGAAAGGGACCCCCACCATCACCG GTGTTCGAGGGTGTCTACAACAATTCCAGAATGCTGCATTTTCTTACAGCTGTTGTG GGCTCCACTTGTGATGTAAAGGTGAAGAATGGTACCATATATGAAGGTATCTTCAAGACTCTGAGCTCAAAG TTTGAACTAGCAGTAGACGCTGTACACCGGAAAGCATCTGAGCCAGCAGGTGGCCCTCGTCGGGAAGACATTGTAGACACAATGGTGTTTAAGCCAAGCGATGTCATGCTTGTCCACTTCCGGAATGTTGACTTCAATTATGCTACTAAAG ACAAGTTCACTGATTCAGCTATTGCCATGAACTCAAAGGTGAATGGGGAGCACAAAGAGAAGGTGCTTCAGCGCTGGGAAGGGGGCGACAGCAACAGCGATGACTATGACCTCGAGTCTGACATG TCCAACGGATGGGACCCCAATGAAATGTTCAAGTTCAACGAGGAGAACTATGGTGTGAAGACCACCTATGATAGCAGTCTTTCTTCTTACAC GGTACCCTTGGAGAAGGACAACTCGGAAGAGTTTCGTCAGCGGGAGCTGCGTGCAGCCCAATTGGCTCGAGAGATTGAATCAAGCCCCCAGTACCGCCTGCGGATCGCCATGGAGAACGATGATGGACGCACTGAAGAGGAGAAGCATAGTGCAGTCCAGCGGCAGGGTTCAGGACGAGAGAGCCCCAGCCTGGCATCTAG GGAGGGAAAATATATCCCTCTACCCCAACGAGTTCGGGAAGGTCCTCGGGGAGGAGTTCGATGCAGTAGTTCCCGGGGTGGCCGGCCTGGCCTTAGCTCTCTGCCGCCTCGTGGCCCTCACCACCTTGACAGTAGCAGTCCTGGCCCAGGTTCTGAGACACGTGGTATCAATGGAG gcccTTCCCGCATGTCCCCTAAGGCACAGCGGCCTCTGAGAGGTGGTGCCAAGACTCTGTCTTCACCCAGCAGTAGGCCTTCTGGAGAAGCTTCTGTTCCACCTCCTCCTGCAG TGGGCCGGATGTACCCCCCGCGCTCTCCCAAGTCGGCTGCCCCTGCCCCAATCTCAGCTTCCTGTCCTGAGCCCCCCGTCGTCGGCTCAGCAGTACCGACCTCTTCAGCTTCCATCCCTGTGACGTCATCGGTTGTGGATCCTGGGGTAGGCTCCATTTCCCCAGCTTCTCCAAAGATCTCATTGGCCCCCACAGATG TAAAAGAACTTCCAGCCAAGGAACCTGGGAGAACTCTGGAGTCCCAGGAGCTGTCCCGGATAGCTGGGAAAG TCCCTGGCCTTCAGAATGAACAGAAACGCTTTCAACTGGAAGAGCTGAGAAAGTTTGGGGCCCAATTTAAG CTGCAGTCCAGTAGCTCCCCTGAGACCAGCCTGGATCCTTTTCCTCCCCGGATCTTAAAGGAGGATgccaaagggaaagagaaggaggttGATGGTCTGTTGACTTCAGAGCCAGTGGGGTCCCCGGTCTCCTCCAAGACGGAGTCTGTATCGGATAAAGAGGACAAGCCGCCCCTGCCACCAGCAGGAGGCACTGAGGGGCCAGAGCAGCCCCCGCCACCTTGCCCAAGCCAAACTGGCAGCCCCCCAGTGGGCCTCATCAAGGGAGACGACAAGGATGAGGGCCCGGTTGCTGA ACAAGTGAAGAAATCAACACTGAACCCCAACGCCAAGGAGTTCAATCCCACAAAGCCTCTGCTGTCTGTG AATAAATCGACCAGTACCCCAACTTCTCCGGGGCCCCGAACTCATTCAACTCCCTCTATCCCGGTGCTGACAGCAGGCCAGAGTGGGCTCTATAGCCCCCAGTACATTTCTTACATACCTCAGATCCATATGGGACCAGCTGTTCAG GCACCTCAGATGTATCCATATCCTGTATCCAACTCTGTGCCTGGACAGCAGGGCAAGTACCGGGGAGCAAAAG gctccctgcccccccagcGCTCGGACCAACACCAGCCAGCCTCAGCCCCTCCGATGATGCAGGCCGCCGCTGCTGCTGGCCCACCTCTGGTGGCTGCCACACCTTACTCTTCCTACATCCCTTATACCCCGCAGCAGTTCCCAGGCCAGCCTGCCATGATGCAGCCCATGGCCCACTACCCTTCGCAG CCGGTGTTTGCCCCCATGCTTCAAAGCAACCCACGCATGCTGACTTCGGGGAGCCATCCCCAGGCCATTGTGTCGTCCTCCACTCCTCAGTACCCTTCTGCAGAGCAGCCCACCCCCCAAGCCCTCTATG CCACTGTTCACCAGTCCTATCCACACCATGCCACGCAGCTCCATGCCCACCAGCCGCAGCCGGCCACCACGCCTACTGGGAGCCAGCCGCAGTCCCAGCATGCGGCCCCCAGTCCCGTCCAG CACCAGGCGGGGCAGGCCCCACACCTGGGCAGTGGACAGCCACAGCAGAATCTgtaccacccaggggccctgacaGGCACGCCGCCTTCTCTGCCACCGGGACCTTCTGCCCAGTCCCCTCAGAGCAGCTTCCCCCAACCAGCCGCTGTGTATGCCATCCATGCCCACCAGCAGCTGCCCCACGGCTTCACCAACATGGCCCATGTTACCCAG GCCCATGTCCAAACTGGAATCacagcagccccgccccctcaccctggggctccccacccgccccaggtgatgctgctgcacCCACCCCAGAGCCATGGGGGCCCCCCCCAAGGCGCGGTGCCCCAGAGTGGGGTGCCTGCACTCTCAGCTTCCACACCCTCACCCTATCCCTACATCGGACACCCCCAAG TTCAATCTCATCCCTCCCAGcagctccccttccaccccccggGGAACTGA
- the ATXN2L gene encoding ataxin-2-like protein isoform X18: MLKPQPPQQTSQPQQPPPTQQAVARRPPGGTSPPNGGLPGPLASASAPPGPPAAASPCLGPAAAAGSGLRRGAEGILAPQPPPPQQQHQERPGAAAIGSARGQSTGKGPPPSPVFEGVYNNSRMLHFLTAVVGSTCDVKVKNGTIYEGIFKTLSSKFELAVDAVHRKASEPAGGPRREDIVDTMVFKPSDVMLVHFRNVDFNYATKDKFTDSAIAMNSKVNGEHKEKVLQRWEGGDSNSDDYDLESDMSNGWDPNEMFKFNEENYGVKTTYDSSLSSYTVPLEKDNSEEFRQRELRAAQLAREIESSPQYRLRIAMENDDGRTEEEKHSAVQRQGSGRESPSLASREGKYIPLPQRVREGPRGGVRCSSSRGGRPGLSSLPPRGPHHLDSSSPGPGSETRGINGGPSRMSPKAQRPLRGGAKTLSSPSSRPSGEASVPPPPAVGRMYPPRSPKSAAPAPISASCPEPPVVGSAVPTSSASIPVTSSVVDPGVGSISPASPKISLAPTDVKELPAKEPGRTLESQELSRIAGKVPGLQNEQKRFQLEELRKFGAQFKLQSSSSPETSLDPFPPRILKEDAKGKEKEVDGLLTSEPVGSPVSSKTESVSDKEDKPPLPPAGGTEGPEQPPPPCPSQTGSPPVGLIKGDDKDEGPVAEQVKKSTLNPNAKEFNPTKPLLSVNKSTSTPTSPGPRTHSTPSIPVLTAGQSGLYSPQYISYIPQIHMGPAVQAPQMYPYPVSNSVPGQQGKYRGAKGSLPPQRSDQHQPASAPPMMQAAAAAGPPLVAATPYSSYIPYTPQQFPGQPAMMQPMAHYPSQPVFAPMLQSNPRMLTSGSHPQAIVSSSTPQYPSAEQPTPQALYATVHQSYPHHATQLHAHQPQPATTPTGSQPQSQHAAPSPVQHQAGQAPHLGSGQPQQNLYHPGALTGTPPSLPPGPSAQSPQSSFPQPAAVYAIHAHQQLPHGFTNMAHVTQVSSLARRLDFQEEPMTGFLPFHPPGN, encoded by the exons ATGTTGAAGCCTCAGCCGCCACAACAGACCTCCCAGCCCCAGCAGCCGCCCCCCACGCAACAGGCCGTGGCCCGCCGGCCTCCCGGGGGTACCAGCCCTCCCAACGGCGGCCTCCCGGGGCCCTTGGCCTCCGCCTCGGCTCCCCCAGGGCCTCCCGCGGCCGCttctccctgcctggggcctgcagcCGCCGCCGGGAGCGGGCTCCGCCGGGGAGCCGAGGGCATCTTggcgccgcagccgccgccgccgcagcagcAACatcaggagaggccaggggcagcGGCTATCGGCAGCGCCAG GGGACAAAGCACAGGAAAGGGACCCCCACCATCACCG GTGTTCGAGGGTGTCTACAACAATTCCAGAATGCTGCATTTTCTTACAGCTGTTGTG GGCTCCACTTGTGATGTAAAGGTGAAGAATGGTACCATATATGAAGGTATCTTCAAGACTCTGAGCTCAAAG TTTGAACTAGCAGTAGACGCTGTACACCGGAAAGCATCTGAGCCAGCAGGTGGCCCTCGTCGGGAAGACATTGTAGACACAATGGTGTTTAAGCCAAGCGATGTCATGCTTGTCCACTTCCGGAATGTTGACTTCAATTATGCTACTAAAG ACAAGTTCACTGATTCAGCTATTGCCATGAACTCAAAGGTGAATGGGGAGCACAAAGAGAAGGTGCTTCAGCGCTGGGAAGGGGGCGACAGCAACAGCGATGACTATGACCTCGAGTCTGACATG TCCAACGGATGGGACCCCAATGAAATGTTCAAGTTCAACGAGGAGAACTATGGTGTGAAGACCACCTATGATAGCAGTCTTTCTTCTTACAC GGTACCCTTGGAGAAGGACAACTCGGAAGAGTTTCGTCAGCGGGAGCTGCGTGCAGCCCAATTGGCTCGAGAGATTGAATCAAGCCCCCAGTACCGCCTGCGGATCGCCATGGAGAACGATGATGGACGCACTGAAGAGGAGAAGCATAGTGCAGTCCAGCGGCAGGGTTCAGGACGAGAGAGCCCCAGCCTGGCATCTAG GGAGGGAAAATATATCCCTCTACCCCAACGAGTTCGGGAAGGTCCTCGGGGAGGAGTTCGATGCAGTAGTTCCCGGGGTGGCCGGCCTGGCCTTAGCTCTCTGCCGCCTCGTGGCCCTCACCACCTTGACAGTAGCAGTCCTGGCCCAGGTTCTGAGACACGTGGTATCAATGGAG gcccTTCCCGCATGTCCCCTAAGGCACAGCGGCCTCTGAGAGGTGGTGCCAAGACTCTGTCTTCACCCAGCAGTAGGCCTTCTGGAGAAGCTTCTGTTCCACCTCCTCCTGCAG TGGGCCGGATGTACCCCCCGCGCTCTCCCAAGTCGGCTGCCCCTGCCCCAATCTCAGCTTCCTGTCCTGAGCCCCCCGTCGTCGGCTCAGCAGTACCGACCTCTTCAGCTTCCATCCCTGTGACGTCATCGGTTGTGGATCCTGGGGTAGGCTCCATTTCCCCAGCTTCTCCAAAGATCTCATTGGCCCCCACAGATG TAAAAGAACTTCCAGCCAAGGAACCTGGGAGAACTCTGGAGTCCCAGGAGCTGTCCCGGATAGCTGGGAAAG TCCCTGGCCTTCAGAATGAACAGAAACGCTTTCAACTGGAAGAGCTGAGAAAGTTTGGGGCCCAATTTAAG CTGCAGTCCAGTAGCTCCCCTGAGACCAGCCTGGATCCTTTTCCTCCCCGGATCTTAAAGGAGGATgccaaagggaaagagaaggaggttGATGGTCTGTTGACTTCAGAGCCAGTGGGGTCCCCGGTCTCCTCCAAGACGGAGTCTGTATCGGATAAAGAGGACAAGCCGCCCCTGCCACCAGCAGGAGGCACTGAGGGGCCAGAGCAGCCCCCGCCACCTTGCCCAAGCCAAACTGGCAGCCCCCCAGTGGGCCTCATCAAGGGAGACGACAAGGATGAGGGCCCGGTTGCTGA ACAAGTGAAGAAATCAACACTGAACCCCAACGCCAAGGAGTTCAATCCCACAAAGCCTCTGCTGTCTGTG AATAAATCGACCAGTACCCCAACTTCTCCGGGGCCCCGAACTCATTCAACTCCCTCTATCCCGGTGCTGACAGCAGGCCAGAGTGGGCTCTATAGCCCCCAGTACATTTCTTACATACCTCAGATCCATATGGGACCAGCTGTTCAG GCACCTCAGATGTATCCATATCCTGTATCCAACTCTGTGCCTGGACAGCAGGGCAAGTACCGGGGAGCAAAAG gctccctgcccccccagcGCTCGGACCAACACCAGCCAGCCTCAGCCCCTCCGATGATGCAGGCCGCCGCTGCTGCTGGCCCACCTCTGGTGGCTGCCACACCTTACTCTTCCTACATCCCTTATACCCCGCAGCAGTTCCCAGGCCAGCCTGCCATGATGCAGCCCATGGCCCACTACCCTTCGCAG CCGGTGTTTGCCCCCATGCTTCAAAGCAACCCACGCATGCTGACTTCGGGGAGCCATCCCCAGGCCATTGTGTCGTCCTCCACTCCTCAGTACCCTTCTGCAGAGCAGCCCACCCCCCAAGCCCTCTATG CCACTGTTCACCAGTCCTATCCACACCATGCCACGCAGCTCCATGCCCACCAGCCGCAGCCGGCCACCACGCCTACTGGGAGCCAGCCGCAGTCCCAGCATGCGGCCCCCAGTCCCGTCCAG CACCAGGCGGGGCAGGCCCCACACCTGGGCAGTGGACAGCCACAGCAGAATCTgtaccacccaggggccctgacaGGCACGCCGCCTTCTCTGCCACCGGGACCTTCTGCCCAGTCCCCTCAGAGCAGCTTCCCCCAACCAGCCGCTGTGTATGCCATCCATGCCCACCAGCAGCTGCCCCACGGCTTCACCAACATGGCCCATGTTACCCAG GTGAGCAGCCTGGCCAGGCGCCTGGATTTCCAGGAGGAGCCGATGACAGGATTC ctccccttccaccccccggGGAACTGA